A single window of Phoenix dactylifera cultivar Barhee BC4 unplaced genomic scaffold, palm_55x_up_171113_PBpolish2nd_filt_p 000117F, whole genome shotgun sequence DNA harbors:
- the LOC103720080 gene encoding uncharacterized protein LOC103720080 isoform X3 produces MQVRASLFAAGCFCQFSEDFAFIVLGILVHMICALRMSSKVKFAAAHAFSKMQCSASVASRAYKAGKQLLLGSLQDELKAEMLSSLSKLTFKSTTLIAQQVDLLLSFVSHGSASLLKARALKCLSFLIGSSACSVSVNRKVLSMLIRIIDDDDIPVDFQCEALRILCKIFHGTCPDMPHMDLPDLFNVVLTVKNAAQTSDKAKRGLALCLLVDILCRIKRTRKGHGSLSSEMWHAICSEFHGSPEATVLASCGDGLSNIVCQVTSLIIYHISSLIKQTTVESDGEVIHTGNLTSVGSLSEVKECKSFLSLILHLAEEYPSAGLIALDRIRYLIQTLDSTYDKFNMENSSTSGEVFKAKWGAGKPCVFGPLESDSMQISFASKLVLCMLRFANACLNLVNESGAVNREVCETLKHLAEYMQKSRFYDCNSFEIFCLSMHAYLACCCCRMTSVNQQDSDHSKVGANLGFFHNVFWVGMEWRTLEFTKNMLQKRNYWAAYRVGKYSCCEGLWFAAAFTFRKLTGGVQSDSSRCWLKSLLLLAGGESEIKLLLFPKAGVELISGLQTEGNCERSFTCVEEEMSRHVGEKADLHDFEGKLARVYSRICSAEETLAASGASVGVYYFHRWFISLRAKFLEILMDMLGLLSSHKFTEANPAFAQNKNPLMLSFALRLNKLAKDYDLLATSFLDIDFWSYRSISRLALSCSILAFCSAFALHFSNTDSALYKNVLSCGLGNSEKFLKAVIIKDMVERLWDMDSKITMQLQQFMTSFWEDMDLFQSRTRVKSSGHIERASLEVFEIAISGVLQNQKDSRGVKDEEDLQPLFVRGLQLLSDMTRNLMEIPFQVPKYFFSVRPCIGAELFVFNADSRSKHDLSVSPGFQLSLNLCIQLKNAMIEPHVQVAKMHCVLAVRPSNRLSIGGKERQMQCGFHPRKTDEMVELNEMLLLYIKAETSKADMMNSEVGNGVDLATAYACFEPNEKGQGFSSCLLNVSAFPEGSYQIKWHSCCIDNSGSHWSLLPLNAGAIFTIRKP; encoded by the exons GCTGGTAAGCAACTGCTGCTGGGTTCATTACAGGATGAGCTAAAAGCTGAGATGTTGTCATCTCTCTCAAAATTGACTTTCAAGTCGACTACTTTAATTGCTCAACAG GTAGACTTGCTCTTATCATTTGTAAGCCATGGCTCTGCTTCTTTGTTGAAGGCTAGAGCACTCAAATGTTTGTCCTTTCTGATTGGCAGCAGTGCCTGCTCTGTTTCTGTCAATAGAAAGGTACTTTCTATGTTGATCCGTATCATTGATGACGATGATATTCCAGTTGATTTTCAATGTGAAGCCCTCAGGATATTGTGCAAG ATTTTCCATGGTACGTGCCCAGATATGCCTCATATGGATCTGCCTGATCTATTTAATGTGGTTCTGACTGTGAAAAATGCAGCACAGACATCTGATAAGGCAAAGAGAGGTCTTGCTCTTTGTCTTCTTGTAGATATCTTGTGCAGAATTAAGAGGACAAGGAAAGGGCATGGATCACTCTCCTCGGAAATGTGGCATGCTATATGCTCCGAATTTCATGGGAGTCCAGAAGCTACAGTTTTGGCTTCTTGTGGAGATGGCCTGTCAAATATTGTCTGCCAAGTAACTTCATTAATTATATATCACATTTCCTCCCTGATTAAGCAAACTACTGTTGAGTCTGATGGAGAAGTGATACATACAGGAAATTTGACATCCGTTGGTTCACTATCTGAAGTGAAAGAATGCAAAAGCTTTCTCAGTCttattcttcatcttgctgaagaaTATCCTTCTGCAGGTCTCATTGCACTAGATAGAATAAGATATCTGATACAAACTCTGGATAGTACATATGACAAATTTAACATGGAGAACTCCAGCACTTCTGGAGAAGTTTTTAAAGCAAAATGGGGTGCTGGAAAACCATGTGTTTTTGGGCCTCTAGAATCTGATAGTatgcaaatttcttttgcttcaAAGCTTGTACTTTGCATGTTGAGGTTTGCGAATGCTTGCCTCAATTTAGTTAATGAGTCTGGTGCAGTCAACAGGGAAGTTTGTGAGACACTGAAGCATCTAGCTGAATACATGCAAAAAAGTAGGTTCTATGACTGCAACTCATTCGAAATTTTCTGCCTCTCCATGCATGCTTACTTAGCTTGTTGTTGCTGCAGAATGACTAGTGTCAACCAGCAGGATTCAGATCATTCAAAAGTTGGTGCCAATTTAGGCTTCTTTCATAATGTTTTCTGGGTTGGAATGGAATGGCGGACACTTGAATTTACCAAGAATATGCTGCAAAAAAGAAACTATTGGGCTGCATACAGAGTTGGAAAGTATTCTTGTTGTGAAGGGCTATGGTTTGCAGCAGCTTTCACGTTTAGGAAATTGACAGGTGGTGTACAATCAGATTCCTCTCGTTGCTGGCTCAAATCTTTGTTGTTATTAGCTGGTGGTGAAAGCGAAATTAAATTGCTTCTCTTTCCTAAAGCTGGTGTAGAATTGATAAGTGGCCTGCAAACTGAAGGCAATTGTGAAAGGTCTTTTACTTGTGTTGAAGAAGAAATGAGCCGACATGTTGGGGAGAAAGCAGACTTGCATGATTTTGAGGGAAAACTTGCAAGGGTTTATAGCAGAATATGCTCTGCAGAGGAAACTTTGGCAGCTTCTGGGGCTTCAGTTGGTGTCTACTACTTCCATAGGTGGTTCATCAGTCTGAGAGCCAAATTTCTCGAGATCTTGATGGATATGCTTGGATTGCTGAGTTCACATAAATTTACTGAGGCAAACCCAGCATTTGCACAAAATAAGAATCCTCTCATGCTTAGTTTTGCTTTAAGGCTGAATAAATTAGCAAAAGACTACGATCTTCTTGCCACATCTTTCTTGGACATTGACTTCTGGAGTTATAGAAGCATCTCTAGGCTGGCTCTTAGTTGCTCGATACTTGCATTTTGCTCTGCCTTTGCTCTGCACTTCTCAAACACAGACTCAGCTCTGTACAAGAATGTCCTGTCATGCGGCCTGGGAAACTCTGAAAAGTTTTTGAAGGCAGTTATTATAAAAGATATGGTTGAGCGACTTTGGGATATGGATAGCAAGATTACCATGCAGCTTCAGCAGTTTATGACTTCTTTCTGGGAAGATATGGACCTCTTTCAGTCCAGAACACGAGTTAAAAGTTCTGGTCACATAGAAAGAGCTTCATTAGAGGTATTTGAGATTGCCATATCTGGTGTCCTGCAAAACCAAAAAGATTCAAGAGGAGTGAAAGATGAGGAAGATCTACAGCCACTTTTCGTGCGTGGACTGCAACTCTTGTCTGACATGACTAGAAATTTGATGGAAATACCTTTTCAGGTTCCCAAATACTTCTTCAGTGTTAG GCCTTGCATAGGTGCGGAGCTCTTTGTCTTCAATGCAGACTCCAGAAGCAAACATGATTTATCTGTCTCACCTGGTTTCCAATTGTCTCTAAATCTTTGCATTCAGCTGAAGAATGCAATGATAGAGCCTCATGTTCAGGTTGCTAAGATGCATTGTGTTCTTGCTGTGAGACCATCTAATCGGTTATCCattggaggaaaagaaagacaaaTGCAATGTGGCTTTCATCCTCGCAAGACTGATGAAATGGTCGAGTTGAATGAGATGCTACTGCTCTATATAAAAGCAGAGACTAGTAAAGCTGACATGATGAATAGCGAGGTTGGCAATGGTGTTGACTTGGCGACGGCCTATGCTTGTTTCGAACCAAATGAAAAAGGACAAGGATTCTCATCTTGTTTGCTTAATGTTTCTGCATTTCCTGAGGGCTCATATCAAATAAAGTGGCATAGCTGTTGCATTGATAATAGTGGCTCTCATTGGAGTTTGTTGCCCCTTAATGCCGGTGCTATCTTTACCATTAGAAAGCCTTGA
- the LOC103720079 gene encoding inositol polyphosphate multikinase beta-like yields MLSAPEHQVAGHRAAEGQLGPLVDGAGLFYKPLQGDDRGAHEAAFYSSFSSDPRVPPHVRAFFPGFHGTQLLPASDGSGPHPHLVLDDLAVGLRRPSLIDLKIGARTWYPSASDEYFRKCLKKDRDSTSLALGFRVSGVRIHQGGDAGFWQPDRDAIRRFTAKDVRRTLRQFVSSNPSSDADPPDCAFASTVYGGSNGVLAQLLELKAWFEDQTLFHFYSASVLVMYEMEEVEAGRAGGEVRVKLVDFAHVMEGNGIIDHNFLGGLCSLIKFISEILTDPDECLVEPKKAHLSFENEC; encoded by the coding sequence ATGCTGAGTGCCCCGGAGCACCAGGTGGCCGGCCACCGGGCCGCGGAGGGCCAGCTGGGGCCCCTCGTCGACGGCGCTGGACTATTCTACAAGCCCCTCCAGGGCGACGACCGCGGGGCCCACGAGGCTGCCTtctactcctccttctcctccgacCCCCGCGTCCCTCCCCACGTCCGCGCCTTCTTCCCGGGCTTCCACGGCACCCAGCTCCTCCCCGCCTCCGACGGCTCTGGCCCCCATCCACACCTCGTCCTCGACGACCTCGCCGTGGGCCTCCGCCGTCCCTCCCTCATCGACCTCAAGATCGGCGCCCGCACCTGGTACCCCTCCGCCTCCGACGAATACTTCCGCAAGTGCCTCAAGAAGGACCGCGACAGCACCAGCCTTGCCCTCGGCTTCCGCGTCTCCGGCGTCCGGATCCACCAGGGCGGCGACGCAGGCTTCTGGCAGCCCGATCGCGATGCCATCCGGCGGTTCACCGCCAAGGACGTCCGGCGAACGCTCCGGCAGTTCGTGTCCTCGAATCCGTCCTCGGATGCGGACCCGCCGGACTGCGCCTTCGCTTCCACGGTGTACGGGGGGTCGAACGGGGTTCTGGCGCAGCTGCTGGAGCTCAAGGCGTGGTTCGAGGATCAGACCCTGTTCCACTTCTACTCGGCGTCGGTGCTGGTGATGTACGAgatggaggaggtggaggccggGAGGGCCGGCGGCGAGGTTAGGGTTAAGCTCGTGGATTTCGCTCATGTGATGGAGGGGAATGGCATCATCGACCACAATTTCTTGGGGGGGCTCTGCTCGCTGATCAAGTTCATCTCGGAGATCCTCACCGACCCGGATGAGTGCTTGGTCGAACCCAAGAAGGCGCATCTGAGCTTCGAGAATGAATGCTGA
- the LOC103720080 gene encoding uncharacterized protein LOC103720080 isoform X4, producing the protein MICALRMSSKVKFAAAHAFSKMQCSASVASRAYKAGKQLLLGSLQDELKAEMLSSLSKLTFKSTTLIAQQVDLLLSFVSHGSASLLKARALKCLSFLIGSSACSVSVNRKVLSMLIRIIDDDDIPVDFQCEALRILCKIFHGTCPDMPHMDLPDLFNVVLTVKNAAQTSDKAKRGLALCLLVDILCRIKRTRKGHGSLSSEMWHAICSEFHGSPEATVLASCGDGLSNIVCQVTSLIIYHISSLIKQTTVESDGEVIHTGNLTSVGSLSEVKECKSFLSLILHLAEEYPSAGLIALDRIRYLIQTLDSTYDKFNMENSSTSGEVFKAKWGAGKPCVFGPLESDSMQISFASKLVLCMLRFANACLNLVNESGAVNREVCETLKHLAEYMQKSRFYDCNSFEIFCLSMHAYLACCCCRMTSVNQQDSDHSKVGANLGFFHNVFWVGMEWRTLEFTKNMLQKRNYWAAYRVGKYSCCEGLWFAAAFTFRKLTGGVQSDSSRCWLKSLLLLAGGESEIKLLLFPKAGVELISGLQTEGNCERSFTCVEEEMSRHVGEKADLHDFEGKLARVYSRICSAEETLAASGASVGVYYFHRWFISLRAKFLEILMDMLGLLSSHKFTEANPAFAQNKNPLMLSFALRLNKLAKDYDLLATSFLDIDFWSYRSISRLALSCSILAFCSAFALHFSNTDSALYKNVLSCGLGNSEKFLKAVIIKDMVERLWDMDSKITMQLQQFMTSFWEDMDLFQSRTRVKSSGHIERASLEVFEIAISGVLQNQKDSRGVKDEEDLQPLFVRGLQLLSDMTRNLMEIPFQVPKYFFSVRPCIGAELFVFNADSRSKHDLSVSPGFQLSLNLCIQLKNAMIEPHVQVAKMHCVLAVRPSNRLSIGGKERQMQCGFHPRKTDEMVELNEMLLLYIKAETSKADMMNSEVGNGVDLATAYACFEPNEKGQGFSSCLLNVSAFPEGSYQIKWHSCCIDNSGSHWSLLPLNAGAIFTIRKP; encoded by the exons GCTGGTAAGCAACTGCTGCTGGGTTCATTACAGGATGAGCTAAAAGCTGAGATGTTGTCATCTCTCTCAAAATTGACTTTCAAGTCGACTACTTTAATTGCTCAACAG GTAGACTTGCTCTTATCATTTGTAAGCCATGGCTCTGCTTCTTTGTTGAAGGCTAGAGCACTCAAATGTTTGTCCTTTCTGATTGGCAGCAGTGCCTGCTCTGTTTCTGTCAATAGAAAGGTACTTTCTATGTTGATCCGTATCATTGATGACGATGATATTCCAGTTGATTTTCAATGTGAAGCCCTCAGGATATTGTGCAAG ATTTTCCATGGTACGTGCCCAGATATGCCTCATATGGATCTGCCTGATCTATTTAATGTGGTTCTGACTGTGAAAAATGCAGCACAGACATCTGATAAGGCAAAGAGAGGTCTTGCTCTTTGTCTTCTTGTAGATATCTTGTGCAGAATTAAGAGGACAAGGAAAGGGCATGGATCACTCTCCTCGGAAATGTGGCATGCTATATGCTCCGAATTTCATGGGAGTCCAGAAGCTACAGTTTTGGCTTCTTGTGGAGATGGCCTGTCAAATATTGTCTGCCAAGTAACTTCATTAATTATATATCACATTTCCTCCCTGATTAAGCAAACTACTGTTGAGTCTGATGGAGAAGTGATACATACAGGAAATTTGACATCCGTTGGTTCACTATCTGAAGTGAAAGAATGCAAAAGCTTTCTCAGTCttattcttcatcttgctgaagaaTATCCTTCTGCAGGTCTCATTGCACTAGATAGAATAAGATATCTGATACAAACTCTGGATAGTACATATGACAAATTTAACATGGAGAACTCCAGCACTTCTGGAGAAGTTTTTAAAGCAAAATGGGGTGCTGGAAAACCATGTGTTTTTGGGCCTCTAGAATCTGATAGTatgcaaatttcttttgcttcaAAGCTTGTACTTTGCATGTTGAGGTTTGCGAATGCTTGCCTCAATTTAGTTAATGAGTCTGGTGCAGTCAACAGGGAAGTTTGTGAGACACTGAAGCATCTAGCTGAATACATGCAAAAAAGTAGGTTCTATGACTGCAACTCATTCGAAATTTTCTGCCTCTCCATGCATGCTTACTTAGCTTGTTGTTGCTGCAGAATGACTAGTGTCAACCAGCAGGATTCAGATCATTCAAAAGTTGGTGCCAATTTAGGCTTCTTTCATAATGTTTTCTGGGTTGGAATGGAATGGCGGACACTTGAATTTACCAAGAATATGCTGCAAAAAAGAAACTATTGGGCTGCATACAGAGTTGGAAAGTATTCTTGTTGTGAAGGGCTATGGTTTGCAGCAGCTTTCACGTTTAGGAAATTGACAGGTGGTGTACAATCAGATTCCTCTCGTTGCTGGCTCAAATCTTTGTTGTTATTAGCTGGTGGTGAAAGCGAAATTAAATTGCTTCTCTTTCCTAAAGCTGGTGTAGAATTGATAAGTGGCCTGCAAACTGAAGGCAATTGTGAAAGGTCTTTTACTTGTGTTGAAGAAGAAATGAGCCGACATGTTGGGGAGAAAGCAGACTTGCATGATTTTGAGGGAAAACTTGCAAGGGTTTATAGCAGAATATGCTCTGCAGAGGAAACTTTGGCAGCTTCTGGGGCTTCAGTTGGTGTCTACTACTTCCATAGGTGGTTCATCAGTCTGAGAGCCAAATTTCTCGAGATCTTGATGGATATGCTTGGATTGCTGAGTTCACATAAATTTACTGAGGCAAACCCAGCATTTGCACAAAATAAGAATCCTCTCATGCTTAGTTTTGCTTTAAGGCTGAATAAATTAGCAAAAGACTACGATCTTCTTGCCACATCTTTCTTGGACATTGACTTCTGGAGTTATAGAAGCATCTCTAGGCTGGCTCTTAGTTGCTCGATACTTGCATTTTGCTCTGCCTTTGCTCTGCACTTCTCAAACACAGACTCAGCTCTGTACAAGAATGTCCTGTCATGCGGCCTGGGAAACTCTGAAAAGTTTTTGAAGGCAGTTATTATAAAAGATATGGTTGAGCGACTTTGGGATATGGATAGCAAGATTACCATGCAGCTTCAGCAGTTTATGACTTCTTTCTGGGAAGATATGGACCTCTTTCAGTCCAGAACACGAGTTAAAAGTTCTGGTCACATAGAAAGAGCTTCATTAGAGGTATTTGAGATTGCCATATCTGGTGTCCTGCAAAACCAAAAAGATTCAAGAGGAGTGAAAGATGAGGAAGATCTACAGCCACTTTTCGTGCGTGGACTGCAACTCTTGTCTGACATGACTAGAAATTTGATGGAAATACCTTTTCAGGTTCCCAAATACTTCTTCAGTGTTAG GCCTTGCATAGGTGCGGAGCTCTTTGTCTTCAATGCAGACTCCAGAAGCAAACATGATTTATCTGTCTCACCTGGTTTCCAATTGTCTCTAAATCTTTGCATTCAGCTGAAGAATGCAATGATAGAGCCTCATGTTCAGGTTGCTAAGATGCATTGTGTTCTTGCTGTGAGACCATCTAATCGGTTATCCattggaggaaaagaaagacaaaTGCAATGTGGCTTTCATCCTCGCAAGACTGATGAAATGGTCGAGTTGAATGAGATGCTACTGCTCTATATAAAAGCAGAGACTAGTAAAGCTGACATGATGAATAGCGAGGTTGGCAATGGTGTTGACTTGGCGACGGCCTATGCTTGTTTCGAACCAAATGAAAAAGGACAAGGATTCTCATCTTGTTTGCTTAATGTTTCTGCATTTCCTGAGGGCTCATATCAAATAAAGTGGCATAGCTGTTGCATTGATAATAGTGGCTCTCATTGGAGTTTGTTGCCCCTTAATGCCGGTGCTATCTTTACCATTAGAAAGCCTTGA